From the genome of Tenrec ecaudatus isolate mTenEca1 chromosome 1, mTenEca1.hap1, whole genome shotgun sequence:
TGTTCATGGATTAAAGTCAAAGGCATAGATTCAATGTTCATGAAATACCTGGCTTGGTTACTGGCACAGAATGAGCATTATGCAAATAAGTTTCTCTTCCCCTTTTGCCTGACCACCGTGAACTCAGCTCTAGTTTCTAGCCACAGGTCTCCATGACaacatctgaggaagaacacCCAAAGggcaacaacagaaaaacaaaagtttGGCCAAGCCTATGAAGAGACAATACTTAACCACCCATGACACGAATAAGAATAATAAAGACTACACACGCTTTACATGTAAAAATACAGTTTTTATTCTGAGATATCTCCCCCTCCTGAAGCAGGACTTCTGGCTCAGTCAGTCTGGAAAAGCAGCCCTACAGCCTGAATGGCCCCATTCCCCTTCCCTAAAACAGGAGGAAGTTAATCCAAAGGGaaaaggagagcccagagagaaCTGTAGGGGGACCTTTTGAGGTGACTAGAGACAGAGATGGTCGAGTGGAAAGAGGGTCAGACCTCCCAACAAACACAAGCCTTTGGAGAACTTCCTCCCTCATCCCAGGCGGTCAGGAAGGATCCAAGGGCCCAAGAACAGAATAGTGGTGTGAATACAGAAGTGGCTGTGTGTGGTAAGCCCTGACTTGGTCTTGTCCTCCCCACTTCACCTTAGGCTTCCCTGAAGGTTCACAGCCTCAGAGAAGAGCAGGAACTTGCCTGGAATTCCccctctgttttttgttttttcactttgaAAAACCTCAAGTTTTCTGCCTACCCATGTTCCTTTTGGCCAGTAACTCACTCCTTGGGAACAGGATCTTGGCAACATTCTTAGGAATCTTATACTGGATAAGTGCTTTCTGGTTGAGACAAGCTCAGGTAAACAAACCAACCTGTGGCCTCCCCCAGGTCAAAAAGAGAAGCAGAAGGCCAAAGGCCGTAGGATTAGCCCCTACAGCTGACCATGGGGCCCTAAAGATTCAAAACAGCTGACTGGTCCCCTTTGCAGAATGCTCTGGCCCCAATTGGTTCCTCACGTTTCCCTTGGTTAGCCTGTGTTTCAAAGGCATATGATCGGCGCTGGGGGTGCATAAGGGGGTCAAGGGGCTGAACTTCTTTGGGAGGGAGACTAAGCCGACTCCGGGGTCCAGATCCATCTGTACCTTCAGATGGGCGCTCCAGGCAGCTAAGTGGCCGAAGAGAATGGGCAGGGGTCAAGCTACAGTGGGGAGTGGTTCTGGGGTTGAGACCGTAATCCCCACCTCCAGTACAGGTCTGGGTCCGCCGAACTCCCTGAGCCTCAGTCCTCTGACGTTCCCGGGCCAGGGCCACAGCAGCATCAAAGGAAAGACTGCCCCCATTCCTCCAGGAGGAGCGGGAGGCTCTGGACCCCCAAGCCCTCTCCCCAGGATTCCCATCAAGCCGGCCAGGCCTAGGACATGGATTTGCAGGTGCCACATGGATCTTGCTACACAGTGGACTGGGCACCTTGGCAAACTGTGGTTTTGGAGGTACCACGGGCACCGAGCGCACCTGTTGGACCTGAACCAGGGTGGAAGCCAGGCGCATACCCACACTGCCTGCTAAGCCAGGGGGACAGGGACACAGGTCGCAGCCTTCTGGACTGAACTGCCCCTCAGGCGCCATCTCCTCTGGCCTGGGTGGCTGTGGGCTTGCAGGTTCCCCATCAACAGACTGGGCATTGTCCCCTTTGATACTGTCAACCTCCAGGGACTCTTCAGCTGACCCTTCAGAGAGGGAGCTCTCTCCGAAGCGGTCGCCTCTGGCCTTTGGGTCGCCTTCGGTCTCTCCGTCCCCGCTCTCCTGTTCCTTGCTGGCCACCCCTGCACCTCCtctagctgctgctgctgggactCTGTCAGCATCACCATCTCCGTAGTCTTCTCTTGCCTCTTGGCCCCCAGCTCCCCTCTGTCCTTGAACATCATCTTCATTTCCCCCAGCCTCCTGTTTATTTATAATTTCCCAGCTCTCGGCAACTTTGGGTTCCTGCACCCCAGACTCTGGGTCCTTCCCAGTTTCTACCTGGGTCTCCTCTCCTCCCAcagcctcctcctctctctccaacTCTCTTTGCACCTCTTCATCTTGACCCTgctcccctgcttcctccacaccCTTAGCTGCCTCTTCCATACACCCCGCTTCACGGAGACGCTTGGACTTCTCCTCCATAGCCTCTCTTTCTGCGTCACTCCCTTCACTCAAATGGACCATCGTGTCTTCTTGGCCTTCCTCAGCCGCTACCACTGTCTCGCCCGACTCTGCGGGCTCTACCTCCCTCACTAGACTCTCCTCAGCCTCTTCCCTGAGGTCCAAGCTACTAACGGGTTCAGCCTCCTCATCACCAACTTCCCAGCCTGTCTGTTCTCCTGCCGCCTGCCCCGAAACCTGCTGTCTACCCATTGCTGCCTCTTCCTCCGGAGCCCCTAGACTGTCCCAGGTTGGGGGGTTGGGATCCAGCAGGGGACTTAGGTCATCAAAGGCACTCAGGAAGACTTCCTCCCCACTTTCCTCCTCAGCTTCAGGCCGGAAGCCCGCAAAGTCCAGGGAGCAGCAGCTGGGTGCCAGGACAAACTGCGCCTCTTCCAGGGAAAGGTCATCCAAGGGAGGCTCCACAGAGAACTCCTCCACCTGCAGGCACAGCGTCGAGGCTCAGGACCAGGGGGCTCTGTTCACCCTCAGACTccatcccacctccacccctgcatGACTCCTCCTTACCTGAGGCCCGGCTCCCAGGAGCTCCTCCAGATAGCCCATCCCAGGGTCTTCCTCCCCAGGAGAGAAGTTCGCCCCTGTCTTGGCCACCTCTCCCTCCTCGGCCCCGACCCACTCAGGCTCAGAGCTGCTTGAGTCCTCTAGGAAGGAGAAGGAATCTTGCACCTCCTGGGACAGACAGTCCTCCAGGGCAGGGGCCCCGTCCGCTGGGCCGGAGTCGGCCAAGGGACTTGGGCATGGACTTGCTTCCGACTTCTCATCTGTTGAGGGAGAGGTAGTCCCAGAATTCCAAAAGTCCAGGCCAGCCCTGGCCCTTTCCAAGGTGGGGTCTTCCTAGCATGGACACACTGTGGGCCCAATCATCTCAGCATAGTCAGTCTGCCTGGCTGATCGTCTCGGATCACTCTCCTTTACCTGACTTATGGCTACTCTTACTAAGCTCCTCCTCTTAGGCATTAGCCTATCTTCCCTGACACGTAACCCTATTGTGTAGGCaccttgggctgcaatctgcttggtcggtggttcaaaaccaccagcaactccttgggagaaagatagggctttctactcccataagtagttacagtcacagccttggaaagccacagggggtcgctatgagtcagcattgactcaatggcagtgagttggatagTATCCCTATTTTACATAAGAGAAGATGATGGAGGCCCAAAGATATTAAACAACCAATTCAAGGTCACACACCAATAAAGGGCAAAGCCAAAACTTGAGCCCAAATCTACTTCATTTTGTAGTCCACACCCTTACCCACTATACTTCACAGCCTTAGCCCTTCTCATAAGTACTATTTTAGGGACTGGAGTCAGAGCCAAGATCAGATCCAAGCTCTGCCACTTCCTATCTATATGAATAACAAACTGCTTAACCCCAGTCTCAGGTTCCACCACGCTAACAGAAAGAGAACAGTACAATATGGCTGTACAATATGAGAAATCTAAATGAACTAATGTCTACCAAACAATTCCCAGAGTACTTGGCACGTCATAAGCCCTGGATAAATATTAGATGTGATTACTCGTTCTTTTATCCATTGTATATTCGCACACCGATAGTAGCATTTCCTGTCTGTGTGCTGACACGGAGCCCTGTTTTTGGATGCACCAGTGATTAGTGATTTGATCCCAAGGCCTGAGGCCTCGGACCTTCTTGGGCAAGATCCCAGCATCAGAGCTCCAGCCTAGAGCTCCAGTCCCCTTCCCTAATTCGGAGTAGTCCCTGGGTCCTCACCTGGGGGGCCAGGCCCGGGGCCAGGCCCAGGGCCCGAGGCAGCACTTGGCCGGGGCTGTAGGGCAGGGCACTCAAGGCCACGAGTGAGCCTGGCCAAGGAGACGTTGGAGATGATGTTTGGGGGCACGTTGAGGATAGAGGTGATGTGTGATGGGAGGTTGACATTGTAGGGGTCTGAGATGTGGACCCCGGCACAGCGCTCTGCTCGGCTGGTGCCACCAACCCGGGCTGCTGAGCGCCCAACTCGAGGAGTTCCTGGCTCAGAATTCGTGCCACCCAGTGCCTCTGTCTCCAGCTCCTGCTCGCCCTCTGCTGCTGCCTCCACAGAATCATTCTCCAGGCTCTCGGGCAGCAGCTGGCTGGGTCGGGCACTGCTGGTTCCTATCAGCGCCTCTGCTTCTGTGGAGAGGAAAAAGCAACAGCCTCAGCCACAAGGGAGGCTCTAGATCTAGAAAATGCCCCTAGTTCCCCCAGGCCCAACTTCCCTCGTCTTTCCTACAGACTCTGCAGCCAGCCAGCAGGACACCATGTACCCCGCCTGCCCATACCTAGAAAACCCCTGACCCTTGCTGCAGATAACAGAAACTGGTCATCGCTGTCACCTATCAACACACACTGTCCCTTCATCCACAGCATACTGTCTGAGTCATCTCTATGGACGAACACTCATAGGACACACAGAGCTAGTGAGCTCACCCCCGTTCCTCAGCAGTCAGCAGAGTGGTTGATATATGGACTATTATACGCACTCACTAAATCCTTCAGAAAGCATTGAACACATGCGCAAATACACACCTCGATCCTCCCACTCCCACATCCCCAGACATGCAGACACGCAGATGCACACAGAGCCAGGCCGTTGCTCACACAACCCtcagacacatgcacacaggtgacaggGAACACCTCTGCTCACCATCACTGGCCCCCGGTGCAGCACTCAGCGAGTCCATGCTCTTGGCTGGCCGCAGTGTCCCCTTATCACACTTATCCTCTGCAAGACAGGGTGTGTGAGCGAGCGAGCCAGGGCCTAACACACATCTGAGAGCTGGATGCACATCTTCCCAGACTTACCCCTGTCCTCACCCCCTCGGGGAAGTTTCCTCTTCGTCTCATGGCCAGAGCGACCCAGGTTGAAGATGGATCTCCATTTCCTCACCTTCAAAGACCCCTTCCGCCTGAAGGGAACAGGGGGATCCttgggaagtgggggaagggcagCCAGCACAGAGGAGGGGGTCCAGGAAAGGGAGCTTACTTGTGCTCAGCAAACTCAATGATAGTGTGGTAGGGCCGGATCTGCGGGGGGCCATCGCCAGCCTGCAAGATGCTAGGCAGATGGTAAGGCAAGGACCTGGGCATAGAGTCCTCATGGCTGTTTGATGCTCGGACCCCTGAAAGTGAGCGCCATCCGCCCTCTCCTTCTCCACCTAGAGGGAAACAAAGCCATTGGCCAGTGAGGGAGAGGCCAGAGAGGGACTTCAGCTACCTAGTCCAGCAttgccctctctccctcaccaactTCCAGGCTGGGTATGTACTCAGTGATCACCAGGGACAGACAGCCCTCCAAGGCCttcaaggtggtggtggtgggggggtggcatCATGGACAGAGAAGGCCAAGCAGTCCCAGGACATTGGCCTGGTGGGCTGGGCGGGAGATTGAACAGTCACTCCGGACCAGGATGGTGAATGAGAACTCAGGCTACCCCCTGAACTGAAAGCAGaatcccactcactgccatcaagtcgatgccgactcccagtgaccctatagaacaggctagaaccgcccctgtgaatttccaagtctGCAACTCTCTATGggtatagaaagcctcttctttctccctcacagcagctggtagtttcaaaccgctgcccttccagttagtagcttaatatgtaaccactatgccaccagggttccttgaaaCTAAAATAACCGTGCCCAAATCTTGTGGTGTTGTTATCCCTCCAGGGCTCTCACCACATGGTCATAAGGAAAATCTCTTTTCTATGCCTGGGCTGTGTTTATATACATCCTGGGGGACTGGGCTGGTTGATCTTTGAGACCCTCTCTAACTCGGACACAACCCTCCCCAGACAGAAAGTGAGACTGTGGCGGGTGGGGAGGACACTGACCCGAGAGGGCAGCGCCCCCGAAGAGCTGCTCCACATGGGTGAGGATGAATTCGACAACGATGGACTGCACCCGCACCTCCATGAAGGCCGCCGTTCCGTTGAAGCCCGAGGCCTCTATATCCTTAGACCTGTGCATACGGAGTGACTCTGCCTCTGCCACATCGCACACCACCATCCTAAGGGTCCCTGGAAATGCCTGCATCCTTTCCCTGGGACGCCCTTCCCCCCATCTCCACCTCTTTAATCACATACAGGCTTCAAATCAGAATGCCACTTCTTCCAGTAAGCCTCCTAGTACACACTCCTCCAGATTGGCCTCTGCTTCCTCGCACACGCGACGCATCTTGTTTATAATGAATCAGGGACTTCTTATTGCTTGTCCCAGTGAACTTCaggacattgactcaatggacaCTTTGCCACCACGTGTCATgttctattccctgagctcagtggcagtgacagTGTGATGGCAAGCACAAAGACCAAGAGAAGGGACTCAATGTGGCCATGGTGAGCCACATCCCTCTTGTCACAGGCCTGGACTTTCCTGTTTCTCAGGGGGCTCTCTGATACTCCACAGACCTCTCCCAGTGTGTCTACAGAGCCAAGCTTATCCTGGGGCAGCTTCCCACAGCCGGTCTCTCCCAGGATTCCCCTCCCCACGTGCTCATTGGTGCTCCCACCTGAGAAGATTAGGGGCCCACACAATGGCCAGGTTGCGGGCATGCATGTTGGTCTCAGTGCGGAACGAGGCCATGTGCACCAAGTGCCGCATAAGGAACTCCAGGGTCCTGCAAGAAGGAGACATTTAACAAGCAGGGTAGCTatgaagtcagaactgacttcacagcagtgggtttggtttgacttGTCAAGACAGGGACCGAGGGGCTGGGAAAGGAGGGACAGGTCAAGGGCCAGGTGAAGAGAGCGCCTGAGCTGTGTAGAGGGAGCCAGGACCCCCAGGTGGGCATGGTGGAGCCCCACACACCTGTAGTTTGGCACAGGGAGCTCTCGAAGCACCTCCAGGATCTTGACCAAGCGCTCAGGCTCCATCTGCACTGCCACAGCCTCCTGATTACGGGGAGGGTACAAGAAGCAGGAGTCAATGACCTAGCAATGCCTTTGCTCACGCCCCAGAGTACCAAGCCAAACTCTCAGGAACAATCTGCATTGTGCCCTGTACAGATCTCCGGAGGCAGATTGGCACAGTTGAGAAGGCTCAGGACCCAGAGACCTCCAAAAAGACCTATGGTTGGTCCTTGGCTAGGCCACTTAatagctatgtgaccttgggcaactcACAGCCACTCTGTATGTCTCAGTACTCATCAGGAGAGTTACAGTGCTGAAATACAGCCGTGCATTTCTCCTCGAGGGTGCTCCAGAGACTACAGGGCTCTATCAAGTTGTCCAGGGAGGCCTACACCTACCCAACCCAGTCATCGAGGTCTCTTTGtatagttgtgttttttttttttaaagcaacttaCTACAAAAGTGCTACTCAATTCAGAATAACATTGTTTGTCATGTGTTGCCTCGTTCAAGTTACATTCGCCAAATAGTTACAGCTAATAGAGGGACGGCCTTGGAAAAGCTTTGGCTGCTCTAAAGTGCtctcattctcttaaatgctgatcTAGGTGATTCCTAAGAAACCTTCCAGCCTGTCCCATCTGCCTCTCTCTCCCCGGGTCCCACCATTTCCATGTCCATGACCGGTCTGCTGGCCATGGcagagggagaagtgagagaggagGGGCAAGGGGGGAGGCAGGAGGAGCAAGGCAAggagattggggtgggggtgtcttccCTCATTAAGGCTTTCTTGTGGTCTCTGTCGCTCAGAGCATTAAGACTCCTGCTGGCCTCCGATATACCTGGGGTCTCAAAAGCAGAGCAGCACCCCGagccccttctcccacctcccctgcctGTTACTCACAGCAAACTTGTCATAGAGCCGGTATGTGAGCAGGGGATCTGGCAGTTCTCTGAAATAGGCCTTGCACAGGGAGGAGACGCAGTGAATGTCCTGGAGGTAAACATCACGGCGCAGGTCTGGCTTCCGCTCTGCCTCAAACTCCTGCCTGGGGAGGGGCAGAGTGGTCAGGAGTGGCAGGGGTTGGGGGAGATATGGCAAGAGGAGGGAGCTGTAGAGCTGAGCTACAGGCTGGATTGTAGAGCAGCATGCTTGGGACTTGACGAAGAATGTCTGGGGGTATGTATGTACGAGGAGGCCAATCTAAGACATTGTAGATGTAGACCTGGGTGGGGTGTGAAGATGGGTAAGAGCATGAGTGACAGGTGTGTGCACGGACAGGGGGATGTGTCAGGGATATAGCTCTAGATGTGAATGAGGCTATATAGGAGGCTGCAGATGTGGGGGAATGGGCATCAGTAGGTGTGTCTGGAATGTGCAAAGATGGGTGGGTATAACAGAAGAAAACAGGGGGCAATTCTTCATAAGTTTGAATTAGTCAACAAATTTTTAGCAAATTGCATgcaaccaaaggaaaaaaataaataagttagATTTCGTCAAAACTTTTGCTTGTCAAAGGACACTATCAAGAAAGTAAAAAGACAACTCAAtgaatgggagaaaatatttgcaaatcatcTATCTGATAAGGATCTAGCATCAGGAATATATAAAGATGTCTCAACAATAAAAAAGACAAGACGCCCACTGAGAAAGCGAGTCAAGCATTTGAACAGATATTTCTTCAGAAGCTAAACAAATGACCGGTTAACATGAAAAGACACGCAACACCATTCGTCGTTAGGGAAATTAGAATTAAGACCA
Proteins encoded in this window:
- the ARHGAP30 gene encoding rho GTPase-activating protein 30 isoform X2 encodes the protein MKSRQKGKKKGTSKERVFGCDLQEHLQHSGQEVPQVLRSCAEFVEEYGVVDGIYRLSGVSSNIQKLRQEFEAERKPDLRRDVYLQDIHCVSSLCKAYFRELPDPLLTYRLYDKFAEAVAVQMEPERLVKILEVLRELPVPNYRTLEFLMRHLVHMASFRTETNMHARNLAIVWAPNLLRSKDIEASGFNGTAAFMEVRVQSIVVEFILTHVEQLFGGAALSGGEGEGGWRSLSGVRASNSHEDSMPRSLPYHLPSILQAGDGPPQIRPYHTIIEFAEHKRKGSLKVRKWRSIFNLGRSGHETKRKLPRGGEDREDKCDKGTLRPAKSMDSLSAAPGASDEAEALIGTSSARPSQLLPESLENDSVEAAAEGEQELETEALGGTNSEPGTPRVGRSAARVGGTSRAERCAGVHISDPYNVNLPSHITSILNVPPNIISNVSLARLTRGLECPALQPRPSAASGPGPGPGPGPPDEKSEASPCPSPLADSGPADGAPALEDCLSQEVQDSFSFLEDSSSSEPEWVGAEEGEVAKTGANFSPGEEDPGMGYLEELLGAGPQVEEFSVEPPLDDLSLEEAQFVLAPSCCSLDFAGFRPEAEEESGEEVFLSAFDDLSPLLDPNPPTWDSLGAPEEEAAMGRQQVSGQAAGEQTGWEVGDEEAEPVSSLDLREEAEESLSVDGEPASPQPPRPEEMAPEGQFSPEGCDLCPCPPGLAGSVGMRLASTLVQVQQVRSVPVVPPKPQFAKVPSPLCSKIHVAPANPCPRPGRLDGNPGERAWGSRASRSSWRNGGSLSFDAAVALARERQRTEAQGVRRTQTCTGGGDYGLNPRTTPHCSLTPAHSLRPLSCLERPSEGTDGSGPRSRLSLPPKEVQPLDPLMHPQRRSYAFETQANQGKREEPIGARAFCKGDQSAVLNL
- the ARHGAP30 gene encoding rho GTPase-activating protein 30 isoform X1, producing MKSRQKGKKKGTSKERVFGCDLQEHLQHSGQEVPQVLRSCAEFVEEYGVVDGIYRLSGVSSNIQKLRQEFEAERKPDLRRDVYLQDIHCVSSLCKAYFRELPDPLLTYRLYDKFAEAVAVQMEPERLVKILEVLRELPVPNYRTLEFLMRHLVHMASFRTETNMHARNLAIVWAPNLLRSKDIEASGFNGTAAFMEVRVQSIVVEFILTHVEQLFGGAALSGGEGEGGWRSLSGVRASNSHEDSMPRSLPYHLPSILQAGDGPPQIRPYHTIIEFAEHKRKGSLKVRKWRSIFNLGRSGHETKRKLPRGGEDREDKCDKGTLRPAKSMDSLSAAPGASDEAEALIGTSSARPSQLLPESLENDSVEAAAEGEQELETEALGGTNSEPGTPRVGRSAARVGGTSRAERCAGVHISDPYNVNLPSHITSILNVPPNIISNVSLARLTRGLECPALQPRPSAASGPGPGPGPGPPDEKSEASPCPSPLADSGPADGAPALEDCLSQEVQDSFSFLEDSSSSEPEWVGAEEGEVAKTGANFSPGEEDPGMGYLEELLGAGPQVEEFSVEPPLDDLSLEEAQFVLAPSCCSLDFAGFRPEAEEESGEEVFLSAFDDLSPLLDPNPPTWDSLGAPEEEAAMGRQQVSGQAAGEQTGWEVGDEEAEPVSSLDLREEAEESLVREVEPAESGETVVAAEEGQEDTMVHLSEGSDAEREAMEEKSKRLREAGCMEEAAKGVEEAGEQGQDEEVQRELEREEEAVGGEETQVETGKDPESGVQEPKVAESWEIINKQEAGGNEDDVQGQRGAGGQEAREDYGDGDADRVPAAAARGGAGVASKEQESGDGETEGDPKARGDRFGESSLSEGSAEESLEVDSIKGDNAQSVDGEPASPQPPRPEEMAPEGQFSPEGCDLCPCPPGLAGSVGMRLASTLVQVQQVRSVPVVPPKPQFAKVPSPLCSKIHVAPANPCPRPGRLDGNPGERAWGSRASRSSWRNGGSLSFDAAVALARERQRTEAQGVRRTQTCTGGGDYGLNPRTTPHCSLTPAHSLRPLSCLERPSEGTDGSGPRSRLSLPPKEVQPLDPLMHPQRRSYAFETQANQGKREEPIGARAFCKGDQSAVLNL